One region of Yersinia bercovieri ATCC 43970 genomic DNA includes:
- the manA gene encoding mannose-6-phosphate isomerase, which translates to MQKMKNAVQNYAWGSTDALTELYGMVNPQGKPMAELWMGAHPKSSSEVADANGQWHSLREVIAQHPEANLGREVFKRFGELPFLFKVLCAAQPLSIQVHPSKAAAEIGFAKENQAGIPLDAAERNYKDANHKPELVYALTPFQAMNGFRTLADIQGLLQPLAAAHPDIAAFLREPDTEHLATLFASLLSMAGEPKTRALAILKAALNNQLGEPWDTIRSISRFYPDDSGLFSPLLLNVVTLQPGEAMFLYAETPHAYLEGVALEVMANSDNVLRAGLTPKFIDIPELMANLQFIPKSADTLLTTPQQHGNELLFPIPVEDFAFSLHTLTPEAQTLAQNSAAIVFCVQGQAVLQKQQQQITLQPGESCFIPANESPVTVHGIGAIARVYNVE; encoded by the coding sequence ATGCAAAAAATGAAGAATGCAGTACAAAACTATGCCTGGGGCAGTACAGATGCCCTTACCGAGCTTTATGGCATGGTAAATCCGCAGGGCAAACCCATGGCTGAACTGTGGATGGGCGCACACCCCAAGAGCAGTTCTGAAGTGGCTGATGCCAATGGCCAATGGCACTCATTGCGTGAGGTGATCGCGCAACATCCTGAGGCTAATCTGGGGCGCGAGGTGTTCAAGCGCTTTGGTGAGTTGCCCTTCCTGTTTAAAGTGCTCTGTGCGGCTCAACCGTTATCCATCCAGGTTCACCCGAGCAAAGCCGCCGCCGAAATTGGCTTTGCTAAAGAGAATCAGGCCGGAATTCCGCTGGATGCCGCCGAACGAAATTATAAAGATGCAAACCATAAGCCTGAGTTGGTCTATGCCCTGACACCTTTTCAGGCCATGAATGGTTTCCGCACGTTGGCGGATATTCAGGGCTTGCTCCAGCCGCTGGCAGCCGCCCACCCTGATATTGCCGCCTTTTTGCGCGAGCCGGATACTGAGCATCTCGCCACCCTCTTTGCCAGCTTACTGAGTATGGCTGGTGAACCGAAAACCCGCGCCCTTGCCATCCTGAAAGCGGCATTAAATAACCAGTTGGGTGAGCCATGGGACACCATTCGCAGCATTTCGCGCTTCTACCCTGATGATAGCGGTTTGTTCTCCCCACTGCTGCTGAACGTGGTCACTTTACAGCCTGGTGAAGCGATGTTTCTGTATGCCGAAACACCCCACGCCTATCTGGAGGGTGTGGCGTTGGAGGTGATGGCGAACTCGGATAACGTATTACGCGCGGGGCTGACACCTAAGTTTATCGATATCCCTGAGTTAATGGCTAATCTGCAATTTATCCCAAAATCGGCGGATACTCTGCTCACCACACCCCAGCAGCATGGTAACGAGTTGCTCTTTCCGATCCCGGTTGAAGATTTCGCCTTTTCTCTGCATACATTAACCCCTGAAGCTCAGACGTTGGCGCAAAACAGTGCGGCTATTGTATTCTGTGTGCAGGGTCAAGCCGTACTGCAAAAACAGCAACAGCAGATCACCCTGCAACCGGGTGAGTCCTGCTTTATACCGGCTAACGAATCACCGGTAACTGTACAT